One Natrinema marinum genomic window carries:
- a CDS encoding winged helix-turn-helix transcriptional regulator: MDEPTQRLDVWCSGEEWCPITSTATLIGKKWHTVIIHRLLENGPLGFTALEEEVDGISSKVLSDALDDLEDKQLVDREIVSEKPVRVEYSLTDLGESLEPVIETMREWGRQHLAAASDEESSVT, from the coding sequence ATGGACGAGCCGACACAGCGGCTGGACGTCTGGTGTTCCGGTGAGGAGTGGTGTCCGATCACCTCCACCGCGACGCTGATCGGCAAGAAGTGGCACACCGTCATTATTCACCGCCTACTCGAGAACGGTCCGCTCGGGTTCACCGCCCTCGAGGAAGAAGTCGACGGTATCTCGAGCAAGGTCCTCTCCGACGCGCTCGACGATCTCGAGGACAAGCAGTTAGTGGATCGGGAGATCGTCAGCGAGAAACCCGTTCGCGTCGAGTACTCGCTGACCGACCTCGGCGAATCGCTCGAGCCCGTCATCGAGACGATGCGCGAGTGGGGTCGACAGCATCTCGCGGCCGCCTCGGACGAGGAGAGTTCGGTCACCTAA
- a CDS encoding PAS domain-containing sensor histidine kinase encodes MKGDSDTALPEAFDDLDIGITLRDPKTGAILDANAQVGRLYGYSRAELLEMKIEDYTPPSTKFSQEKAVERIQAAAAGDSQEFEWQIERASGELIWIRVRLNSTTIDETPCVISEIRNITEYKSRERRLRLLNRVIRHNLRNETNLLIGYADRLKDAVEKQSLEDEAETISEIAAEIGTLSDSVHQIEEIAKPDATQRTPTNLGDLVRDVIEGIEAEYPDAALTVERRSDVRVNADEGLRYAIEHALDNAIVHDDRQVAAIEVVVTRHANTGQAEVKIIDGGPTIPDIEIDVLEEDVEGSTTYHGSGLGLWVMQWCVDSLGGELVFEENSPRGNVVRFLLPSVRPATAEERPDRSSSRAE; translated from the coding sequence ATGAAGGGGGATTCTGACACGGCGTTACCGGAAGCATTCGACGATTTAGATATCGGAATCACGCTACGTGATCCCAAGACGGGTGCGATTCTCGATGCGAACGCGCAAGTCGGGCGGTTGTACGGCTACTCTCGAGCAGAACTGCTCGAAATGAAAATCGAGGACTACACGCCGCCGTCGACGAAGTTTTCACAGGAAAAAGCGGTCGAGCGAATCCAAGCAGCCGCCGCTGGCGATTCCCAGGAGTTCGAATGGCAGATCGAGCGTGCGAGCGGTGAACTGATCTGGATTCGCGTCCGTCTCAACTCGACTACGATCGATGAGACCCCGTGCGTTATCAGTGAAATCCGAAACATAACGGAGTACAAATCCCGCGAGCGCCGGCTGCGCCTTCTCAATCGGGTTATCCGACACAACCTCCGCAACGAAACGAATCTCCTCATCGGATACGCTGACCGTCTGAAAGACGCCGTCGAAAAACAGTCACTCGAGGACGAAGCCGAGACGATCTCGGAGATCGCTGCGGAAATCGGGACGTTGAGTGATTCGGTCCATCAAATCGAAGAAATCGCGAAGCCGGATGCGACGCAGCGCACGCCGACGAACCTCGGGGACTTAGTCCGAGATGTTATCGAAGGGATCGAGGCGGAATACCCGGACGCAGCGTTGACAGTCGAGAGACGGTCCGACGTCCGGGTAAATGCCGACGAGGGGCTTCGCTACGCGATCGAACACGCGCTCGACAACGCGATCGTTCACGATGACAGACAGGTCGCAGCTATCGAGGTGGTCGTCACGAGACACGCGAATACCGGCCAAGCGGAAGTGAAGATCATCGACGGCGGTCCAACTATTCCAGACATCGAGATCGATGTTCTCGAAGAAGACGTCGAGGGGAGCACCACGTATCACGGTTCCGGCCTCGGTCTCTGGGTGATGCAGTGGTGTGTCGACTCGCTCGGAGGGGAACTCGTCTTCGAAGAGAACTCCCCCCGCGGAAACGTCGTCAGGTTCCTGCTACCGTCCGTCAGACCCGCTACCGCGGAGGAAAGGCCCGATCGGTCTTCCTCACGTGCGGAGTAG
- a CDS encoding helix-turn-helix transcriptional regulator produces the protein MNFRALQHTHLLAAVVFLAAILVLAVQMITPSPVMVSLGENGAQTTTVGEYFTYREVAVVAAAAFACGSSGTYLVVHNQAHVLTRQDQAQTQAQTHPPVETNGGVTTQAKQPKHTTGPTSDEERWEKALEALSNNQEIIYELLIEADGELAQRDLVEETDLSKATVSRTLDKLEHQGLVERKRSGMGNTIHLQ, from the coding sequence ATGAATTTCCGAGCCCTCCAACATACCCATCTGCTGGCAGCGGTCGTGTTTCTTGCTGCCATCCTCGTTTTAGCCGTCCAAATGATCACTCCATCTCCGGTAATGGTCTCACTTGGAGAAAACGGCGCACAGACGACGACTGTTGGCGAGTACTTTACCTACCGTGAAGTGGCCGTCGTCGCAGCCGCCGCTTTCGCCTGTGGCAGCAGTGGCACGTATCTCGTCGTGCATAACCAAGCACACGTGCTTACTCGGCAGGACCAGGCTCAAACACAAGCACAGACACACCCACCTGTCGAGACTAATGGCGGCGTCACAACCCAAGCAAAGCAACCCAAGCATACGACTGGTCCAACATCAGACGAAGAACGGTGGGAAAAAGCACTCGAGGCACTCTCAAACAACCAAGAGATCATCTACGAATTACTGATCGAGGCTGACGGGGAGTTGGCCCAACGGGACCTCGTCGAGGAGACTGATCTCTCGAAGGCAACTGTCAGTCGCACTCTTGACAAACTCGAACACCAGGGGCTCGTGGAGCGAAAGCGGAGTGGGATGGGGAATACGATTCATTTGCAGTGA
- a CDS encoding DUF7115 domain-containing protein: MSVPGIVHSTLDGEEIAARVSLGSDDELFITPTRTIVYRADGLLSDESADDYPHDADRLTLSEGRRKTKFSLEYALDGTREFTIPAGKTDAVLHPVLAGVLNGNGITESGETVVQTYRFSELTLIITSDRLVKHIGGAVWDGDYEEYHFDNVTNLAFEDGSVATQIVLTVDGRPQRIKAPNEEANDLRERLQRALFDYHGVGSLAELNDALGGDEEPEPSEGSVDFGGGVDPLDADPPEPDDSERREEASAADEPEAADPLADVGAGEPTTGSTPTDESDGRSAAPPSQSASVADDHEADSVSTETESILADAAADAAASSSAGDGVATAAESSQRAAAPAPETDPELLERIDALEEAVERQSEIIEQQGATIEQLIDELRQGR, translated from the coding sequence ATGAGCGTTCCCGGCATCGTCCACTCTACTCTCGATGGCGAGGAGATCGCGGCGCGGGTCTCTCTGGGCAGCGACGACGAGCTCTTCATCACCCCAACGCGGACCATCGTCTACCGCGCCGACGGCCTCCTGAGCGACGAATCGGCTGACGACTATCCACACGACGCCGACCGCCTGACCCTCTCGGAGGGCCGGCGCAAAACCAAGTTCTCCCTCGAGTACGCGCTCGACGGCACCCGAGAGTTCACGATTCCCGCGGGGAAGACCGACGCCGTCCTCCACCCCGTCCTCGCCGGCGTGTTGAACGGCAACGGCATCACCGAGTCCGGCGAGACGGTGGTCCAGACCTACCGCTTCAGCGAGCTGACCCTGATCATCACGAGCGATCGGCTCGTCAAGCATATCGGTGGAGCGGTCTGGGACGGCGACTACGAGGAGTATCACTTCGACAACGTGACCAACCTCGCGTTCGAGGACGGCAGCGTCGCGACACAGATCGTCCTTACCGTCGACGGCCGTCCACAGCGGATCAAAGCGCCCAACGAGGAGGCCAACGACCTCCGCGAACGACTCCAGCGAGCGCTGTTCGACTACCACGGCGTCGGCTCGTTAGCGGAGCTCAACGATGCCCTCGGCGGCGACGAAGAGCCGGAACCCAGCGAGGGATCGGTCGACTTCGGCGGTGGCGTCGATCCGCTCGATGCCGACCCGCCGGAGCCCGACGACAGCGAGCGACGCGAGGAGGCAAGCGCGGCGGACGAGCCGGAGGCCGCGGACCCCCTCGCCGATGTCGGTGCGGGTGAGCCGACGACCGGATCGACCCCGACCGACGAGAGCGACGGCCGGTCGGCCGCTCCACCGTCCCAGTCGGCGTCAGTGGCGGACGACCACGAGGCCGATTCGGTATCGACGGAGACGGAATCGATCCTCGCGGACGCCGCTGCCGATGCGGCGGCCTCGAGCAGCGCCGGAGACGGTGTCGCCACTGCTGCCGAGTCGAGCCAGCGCGCGGCCGCGCCCGCACCCGAGACCGATCCCGAACTGCTCGAGCGGATCGACGCGCTCGAGGAGGCGGTCGAGCGTCAAAGCGAGATCATCGAGCAACAGGGTGCGACGATCGAACAGTTGATCGACGAACTCCGGCAGGGCCGTTAG
- a CDS encoding DUF5830 family protein, producing MDRDGDRSGSDSDGDRDLEADVRAEDDRVELGLALLARLEHESLSLADAVDRIETVTTDPTVTRTILDQAELRGIIEREDGIVRPKSRQYVRFGQDVITKEGDFSCQRCGSGLSTGYFIDLEAGELGPFGSSCIRKVTGRDD from the coding sequence ATGGACCGCGACGGCGACCGATCCGGCAGCGACTCCGACGGCGATCGTGACCTCGAGGCGGACGTGCGAGCCGAAGACGACCGCGTCGAACTCGGCCTCGCGCTACTGGCCCGCCTCGAGCACGAGTCGCTGTCGCTTGCCGACGCCGTCGACCGGATCGAGACGGTCACGACCGATCCGACCGTGACGCGGACGATCTTAGATCAGGCGGAACTCCGGGGCATCATCGAGCGCGAGGACGGAATCGTCCGGCCGAAGAGCCGCCAGTACGTCCGCTTCGGCCAAGACGTAATCACGAAAGAAGGCGACTTCTCCTGTCAGCGCTGTGGCTCCGGGCTCTCGACGGGCTACTTCATCGATCTCGAAGCGGGGGAACTCGGCCCCTTTGGCTCCTCGTGTATCCGAAAAGTGACCGGCCGAGACGACTAA
- a CDS encoding transcription initiation factor IIB, with amino-acid sequence MTRTTVHTADEGSTRNDAHATSLGPERQRSVCPECEGRIDHDEEHGERTCRECGLVLDTDEIDYGPEWRTFDDDAEDRRRVGAPITARRHDKGLSTTIGWGDEDAYGNRISARKRDQLRRLRTWNERFTSKNAKERNLKQAFGELERMASALGLPEPCRETAGVLYRRAVDEDLLPGRSIEAMTTACLYAAARQHGTPRTLVAFASVSRVEKLPVQRAYRYLSSELGLEIEPADPIHYLPQYASELEVSDDAERLAREILEAAKARYLHSGRSPAGLAAAAIYGAARLTNERLTQETVGEETGVSSVTVRNRYRELLEAYDEVSSR; translated from the coding sequence ATGACTCGGACGACCGTGCATACGGCTGACGAGGGATCGACCCGGAACGACGCGCACGCGACTTCACTCGGGCCCGAGCGACAGCGGTCGGTATGTCCGGAGTGTGAGGGTCGGATCGATCACGACGAGGAACACGGCGAGCGAACGTGTCGGGAGTGCGGGCTCGTCCTCGATACCGACGAGATCGACTACGGCCCCGAGTGGCGGACGTTCGACGACGATGCGGAGGATCGTCGGCGGGTCGGCGCACCGATAACGGCGCGCCGACACGACAAGGGACTCAGTACGACGATCGGATGGGGCGACGAAGACGCGTACGGGAACCGCATCTCGGCGCGAAAGCGCGATCAGCTCCGGCGCTTGCGGACGTGGAACGAGCGGTTCACCTCGAAGAACGCGAAGGAGCGGAATCTGAAACAAGCCTTCGGCGAACTCGAGCGCATGGCGTCGGCGCTCGGCCTCCCCGAGCCGTGTCGCGAGACGGCCGGCGTGTTGTATCGCCGCGCCGTCGACGAGGACTTGCTGCCCGGCCGCTCCATCGAGGCGATGACGACCGCGTGTCTGTACGCGGCTGCCCGCCAGCACGGTACGCCGCGGACGCTCGTGGCGTTCGCGTCGGTGAGCCGCGTCGAGAAACTGCCCGTCCAGCGGGCCTACCGATACCTCTCGAGCGAACTCGGACTCGAGATCGAACCCGCCGATCCGATTCACTACCTCCCGCAGTACGCCTCGGAGCTCGAGGTCAGCGACGACGCCGAACGGCTCGCCCGGGAGATCCTCGAGGCGGCGAAGGCCCGCTATCTCCACAGCGGTCGAAGCCCGGCGGGGCTGGCGGCGGCGGCGATCTACGGCGCAGCGCGACTGACCAACGAGCGGCTGACACAGGAGACGGTCGGCGAAGAGACCGGCGTCAGTTCGGTGACGGTCCGTAATCGGTATCGAGAGCTTCTCGAGGCGTACGACGAGGTCAGTTCCCGATGA
- a CDS encoding MarR family transcriptional regulator, whose amino-acid sequence MTSRTDLEREILETLADSGPLYVVDLAADIDEHPLTVDDACDRLLDERDIRSIGCRRYEITGAGCARLAEEKRVTSNSDVRSRREGWT is encoded by the coding sequence ATGACTTCTCGGACCGACCTCGAGCGCGAGATTCTCGAGACCCTCGCCGATTCGGGACCGCTGTACGTCGTGGACCTCGCCGCGGACATCGACGAACATCCGCTCACGGTCGACGATGCGTGCGATCGGCTTTTGGACGAACGCGATATCCGCTCGATCGGCTGCCGGCGATACGAAATCACCGGCGCCGGTTGTGCACGGCTCGCCGAGGAGAAGCGGGTGACGAGCAATTCGGACGTTCGCTCGAGACGAGAAGGCTGGACGTAG
- a CDS encoding multicopper oxidase domain-containing protein gives MSDRIGAPGLGLSRREFVAATGGVAALAGCLSQGSSDTQSAQPADEPETKSSGSGLPWTSSPEVVNVDEQGGSVTLSSVTSRHAVHPLDSMGGPVELPQVWAFKADDGQPSVPGPILRTTEGNDIEVTLDNTNADMPHTLHFHGAKKTWENDGVPTTTGITVNPGEKHTYTIPANVPGTHLYHCHYQTHRHIDMGMYGIFRVDPKGYEPADKEYFFTLKDWDSRLNRKFAGEDVEYSPRNRNPDVFTINGKSLPRTLHPEDGSPIIVDRGDTVRLHMVNAGYMSHPMHTHNHRFRLVEKDGGQVPEVAQYEQDVTNIAPAERHTVEFEANADPGIYLMHCHKVDHAMNGNVYPGGMVNGIVYREAMNTDVFANLMQYAGYEG, from the coding sequence ATGAGCGATCGTATCGGTGCACCCGGACTGGGGCTATCGCGACGCGAATTCGTTGCGGCGACCGGCGGCGTCGCGGCGCTGGCTGGCTGTCTCAGTCAGGGTTCATCAGACACGCAATCAGCGCAGCCCGCAGACGAACCCGAAACGAAATCTTCCGGCTCGGGTCTGCCGTGGACCAGTTCCCCGGAGGTCGTCAACGTCGACGAGCAGGGCGGCAGCGTGACGCTGTCGTCGGTAACGTCCCGCCACGCGGTCCACCCGCTCGATTCGATGGGCGGCCCGGTCGAACTCCCGCAGGTCTGGGCGTTCAAGGCCGACGACGGCCAACCCAGCGTGCCGGGGCCGATCCTGCGGACGACCGAAGGCAACGATATCGAAGTGACCCTCGACAACACGAACGCCGACATGCCCCACACGCTGCACTTCCACGGCGCGAAGAAGACGTGGGAGAACGACGGCGTCCCGACGACGACGGGCATCACGGTCAACCCCGGCGAGAAACACACCTACACCATCCCCGCGAACGTCCCTGGGACGCATCTCTATCACTGCCACTATCAGACGCATCGTCACATCGATATGGGGATGTACGGCATCTTCCGCGTCGATCCGAAGGGGTACGAGCCTGCCGACAAGGAGTACTTCTTCACCCTCAAAGACTGGGACTCCCGGCTCAATCGCAAGTTCGCTGGCGAGGACGTCGAATACAGTCCCCGGAACCGCAACCCCGACGTGTTCACGATCAACGGCAAGAGCCTCCCGCGGACGCTCCACCCCGAGGACGGCTCGCCGATCATCGTCGACCGCGGCGACACCGTCCGACTTCACATGGTCAACGCTGGCTACATGTCCCACCCGATGCACACGCACAACCACCGGTTCCGCCTCGTCGAGAAAGACGGCGGCCAGGTCCCCGAGGTCGCCCAGTACGAACAGGACGTTACCAACATCGCCCCCGCGGAGCGCCACACCGTCGAGTTCGAGGCCAACGCCGACCCCGGCATCTACCTCATGCACTGCCACAAGGTCGACCACGCCATGAACGGCAACGTCTACCCCGGCGGCATGGTCAACGGCATCGTCTACCGGGAGGCGATGAACACCGACGTGTTCGCAAACCTCATGCAGTACGCCGGCTACGAGGGCTAA
- a CDS encoding cupin domain-containing protein, translating into MPERTSLDDLESAPHAEVFEDRSPRTVRLRLATDERVPEHRHPDSNVVLHLVDGALELTLGDEVYDLEPGDVVRFDGDQDISPHALENSTALVVFAPKTEF; encoded by the coding sequence ATGCCCGAACGCACGTCACTGGACGACCTCGAGTCGGCCCCGCACGCAGAGGTCTTCGAGGACCGATCGCCCCGAACGGTGCGCCTCCGACTCGCGACCGACGAGCGCGTTCCCGAACACCGTCATCCGGACTCGAACGTCGTCCTACACCTCGTCGACGGCGCGCTCGAACTCACGCTCGGCGACGAGGTGTACGACCTCGAGCCCGGCGATGTGGTCCGGTTCGACGGCGATCAGGATATCTCGCCGCACGCGCTCGAGAACAGCACGGCGCTGGTCGTGTTCGCGCCGAAAACGGAGTTCTAG
- a CDS encoding uracil-DNA glycosylase family protein, producing MENVTDRASNPFGMRPPWDRSAPGDRAAVFGYGDANADFHVIGDYPGVHGGDSVGVPFTESESGVAMGDLLREIGFASGPRAAPLLENCFLSYVHMCRLPDGVAPTAAEYADLERFFDAELRAINAHVLLPVGERATDHVLREYTTQRHRFELDVAVPHAEEIRGRGFLVVPARDPDEWDDGDRAAIVDRLEALLASDYRQTKGVATTVG from the coding sequence GTGGAAAACGTCACTGACAGAGCGAGCAACCCGTTCGGTATGCGACCGCCGTGGGATCGATCGGCCCCCGGCGACCGGGCGGCCGTCTTCGGCTACGGTGATGCAAACGCCGATTTTCACGTTATCGGCGACTACCCCGGCGTTCACGGCGGCGACTCCGTCGGCGTGCCGTTCACCGAAAGCGAAAGCGGGGTCGCGATGGGGGATCTCCTCCGCGAGATCGGCTTCGCGAGCGGCCCGCGGGCGGCCCCGCTCCTCGAGAACTGCTTTCTGAGCTACGTCCACATGTGTCGTCTACCGGACGGCGTCGCACCGACTGCGGCCGAGTACGCCGACCTCGAGCGCTTTTTCGACGCCGAACTCCGCGCGATCAACGCTCACGTGCTGTTGCCGGTCGGCGAGCGCGCGACGGATCACGTACTGCGGGAGTATACGACCCAGCGGCATCGGTTCGAACTGGACGTGGCGGTCCCGCACGCCGAGGAGATTCGGGGTCGCGGCTTTCTGGTCGTCCCGGCCAGAGACCCCGACGAGTGGGACGACGGCGACCGCGCCGCGATCGTCGACCGGCTCGAGGCGCTGCTGGCGAGCGACTACCGGCAGACGAAAGGAGTCGCGACGACGGTCGGCTAG
- a CDS encoding metal-dependent hydrolase encodes MYQVGHYGGALVAYAPLGTVVTLGGHGDIAIVGGLVCVALSTLPDYDHRLPLIDHRGPTHTIAFALLVGAGLAALTAVLVDDASAFVGASVVSFAFLVGLVSIGSHLLADALTPMGIRPLWPLSRRRYSLEVTTAANPVANYGLFCLGIGAELAGISLVLALG; translated from the coding sequence ATGTATCAGGTGGGCCACTACGGCGGTGCACTGGTCGCGTACGCGCCGCTGGGGACCGTCGTGACCCTAGGCGGCCACGGTGACATCGCCATCGTCGGTGGCCTCGTCTGCGTGGCGCTGTCGACGCTGCCCGATTACGATCACCGGCTACCCCTGATCGACCACCGCGGCCCGACGCACACGATCGCGTTCGCGTTACTCGTCGGCGCCGGTCTCGCCGCCCTGACCGCCGTTCTCGTCGACGACGCGTCGGCGTTCGTCGGTGCCAGCGTGGTCTCCTTTGCGTTTCTCGTCGGTCTCGTCTCGATCGGCTCGCACCTCCTCGCTGATGCGCTCACGCCAATGGGGATCCGCCCGCTTTGGCCGCTCTCGCGCCGTCGGTACTCCCTCGAGGTGACGACCGCCGCGAATCCGGTCGCGAACTACGGCCTGTTCTGTCTCGGGATCGGTGCCGAGCTCGCAGGAATCTCGCTCGTACTCGCGCTCGGCTGA
- a CDS encoding cytochrome oxidase assembly protein, whose protein sequence is MSYDNHTPDSRFRSLIGRFSYPHLLTATLALVAATILLGVAAKATGSGLACEANWPRCDGGPFNLFPANLPSFYEWFHRFVSMFAGFAIVGSALAAWRLPDIDRRVTGLVVLGMFLTPVQVALGRQTVKQYTMDILSLHFWTAVTIFTLFLIATVIVWAPRLTGTHVTAALALGIAALPAHLVLSPAVDAGIATYSPTMQLTMYAVSLTLLGTAIVAAMVGRRRFTGRTVTPLLAAPPVAVFVLFFGRQAVNPTLEVPYLAAVVALLATFVAGLVLTRRGESAGGGADALSP, encoded by the coding sequence GTGTCGTACGACAATCACACGCCCGACTCGAGGTTTCGATCGCTGATCGGCCGATTCAGCTATCCGCACCTGCTGACCGCCACGCTCGCGCTGGTCGCGGCGACGATCCTGCTGGGCGTCGCGGCGAAGGCGACGGGCTCCGGGCTGGCCTGCGAGGCCAACTGGCCCCGGTGTGACGGCGGCCCGTTCAACCTGTTCCCGGCGAATCTCCCCAGCTTCTACGAGTGGTTCCACCGTTTCGTGTCGATGTTCGCCGGGTTCGCCATCGTCGGCTCCGCGCTGGCCGCCTGGCGGCTCCCCGACATCGACCGCCGCGTCACCGGCCTGGTCGTCCTCGGCATGTTCCTGACGCCGGTTCAGGTCGCGCTCGGTCGCCAGACGGTCAAGCAGTACACGATGGACATCCTCTCCTTGCACTTCTGGACGGCGGTTACCATCTTCACGCTGTTCCTGATCGCCACCGTCATCGTGTGGGCACCGCGGTTGACCGGCACTCACGTCACCGCTGCCCTCGCGCTCGGGATTGCAGCCTTGCCGGCACACCTCGTTCTCAGCCCCGCCGTCGACGCCGGGATCGCGACGTACTCGCCGACGATGCAACTGACGATGTACGCCGTCAGTCTCACGCTGCTCGGCACGGCCATCGTCGCCGCGATGGTGGGTCGTCGCCGCTTTACCGGCCGCACCGTGACCCCGCTGCTCGCCGCACCGCCGGTCGCGGTTTTCGTCCTCTTCTTCGGCCGACAGGCGGTGAATCCGACGCTCGAGGTGCCGTATCTGGCCGCCGTCGTCGCATTGCTCGCGACGTTCGTCGCCGGACTGGTGCTCACCCGCCGCGGAGAGTCGGCGGGCGGGGGCGCCGACGCGCTCTCGCCGTAA
- a CDS encoding M24 family metallopeptidase, with the protein MDKRARLEAHLESHDLESVWFARPNSFAWLTGGSNVIDRETDAGVAAVGYDGTDVTLLTDNIEADRIVAEELPDLEASAVEVERFPWYASSLADAIAERVGDERAAADIDVPGLERVDPTPLRQPLTERDRDRYRELGRETAAAVESVCREIRAEDTEHEVASALRVALSAREIEAPVVLVGGAERAQAYRHYTPTRAELGDYALISVTAERGGLHASCTRTVAFDPPEWLAERHEAAARVETTALAATRAAAATDGDSASGTAGDVFAAIQDAYAAVGYDGEWEYHHQGGAAGFAGREWIATPDHDASVEAPMAYAWNPTVQGAKSEDTALVTDDTVEVLTATDRWPTVTVDAVDHDCTLERPALLEPEA; encoded by the coding sequence ATGGACAAACGCGCACGACTCGAGGCCCACCTCGAGTCCCACGACCTCGAGTCGGTCTGGTTCGCCCGGCCGAACTCGTTTGCCTGGCTTACCGGCGGGAGCAACGTCATCGACCGCGAAACCGATGCCGGTGTGGCTGCGGTTGGCTACGACGGAACCGACGTGACCCTCCTGACGGACAACATCGAGGCCGACCGCATCGTCGCCGAGGAACTGCCTGACCTCGAGGCGAGCGCGGTCGAGGTCGAGCGGTTCCCCTGGTACGCGTCGTCGCTTGCCGACGCTATCGCCGAGCGCGTCGGCGACGAGCGAGCGGCCGCGGATATCGACGTACCCGGCCTCGAGCGCGTCGATCCGACGCCGCTGCGCCAGCCGCTGACCGAGCGCGACCGCGATCGGTACCGCGAGCTCGGCCGGGAGACGGCGGCCGCCGTCGAGTCGGTCTGTCGGGAGATACGGGCCGAAGACACGGAACACGAGGTCGCGTCGGCCCTGCGCGTCGCGCTCTCGGCTCGAGAGATCGAAGCCCCGGTCGTCCTGGTCGGCGGTGCCGAGCGGGCACAGGCGTATCGCCACTACACGCCGACGCGGGCCGAACTCGGCGACTACGCGCTGATCTCCGTCACCGCCGAACGGGGCGGCCTCCACGCGAGCTGTACCCGGACCGTCGCGTTCGACCCGCCCGAGTGGCTCGCCGAGCGCCACGAGGCCGCGGCCCGCGTCGAGACGACCGCGCTGGCGGCGACGCGGGCGGCCGCCGCGACCGACGGCGATTCGGCCAGCGGGACCGCGGGCGACGTTTTCGCCGCCATTCAGGACGCCTACGCCGCGGTCGGCTACGACGGCGAGTGGGAGTACCACCATCAGGGCGGGGCCGCCGGCTTCGCAGGCCGGGAGTGGATCGCGACGCCGGACCACGACGCCTCGGTCGAAGCGCCGATGGCCTACGCCTGGAACCCGACAGTACAGGGCGCGAAAAGCGAAGACACCGCGCTGGTCACCGACGATACTGTCGAGGTGCTGACGGCGACCGACCGCTGGCCGACGGTCACCGTCGATGCGGTCGACCACGACTGCACACTCGAGCGCCCCGCTCTCCTCGAGCCCGAGGCGTAA
- a CDS encoding helix-turn-helix domain-containing protein, translating into MSSDDTDEGPVDATDDRDESLERPADFGDADADDLGRSPAVEELDQRIVDLLSWILDTDTRAKIYVYLLANPGSTSEEVAKGTGLYPSTVREALAELHDEERVTREKRASEGAGNNPYEYTAIQPSDLVGGVVDQVQRELNTIFTLDRVLDREGDRESRAELEGEVEPVKITVDDTAPTLSGETDADDEPETEADAEADPGVDADADVIEFEDDMQIDTVETEADETADDASDDSETGTTDE; encoded by the coding sequence ATGAGTTCCGACGATACTGACGAGGGTCCGGTCGACGCTACGGACGACCGAGACGAATCGCTCGAGAGACCGGCCGACTTCGGGGACGCCGACGCGGACGACCTCGGCCGAAGCCCGGCCGTCGAGGAACTCGACCAGCGGATCGTCGATCTGCTCTCGTGGATCCTCGACACCGACACGCGCGCGAAGATCTACGTCTACCTGCTGGCGAATCCGGGAAGCACTTCCGAGGAGGTCGCAAAGGGGACCGGGCTCTATCCGAGCACCGTCCGCGAAGCCCTCGCGGAACTCCACGACGAGGAGCGCGTCACGCGCGAAAAGCGCGCCAGCGAGGGAGCCGGGAACAACCCCTACGAGTACACGGCGATCCAGCCCAGCGACCTCGTCGGCGGTGTCGTCGATCAGGTCCAGCGGGAGCTCAACACGATCTTCACGCTGGATCGCGTCCTCGACCGCGAGGGAGATCGGGAATCGCGAGCCGAACTCGAGGGCGAGGTCGAACCGGTTAAGATCACCGTCGACGACACCGCGCCGACGCTGAGCGGCGAAACGGACGCGGACGACGAACCGGAGACCGAGGCCGACGCCGAGGCAGACCCAGGCGTCGATGCCGACGCCGATGTCATCGAGTTCGAGGACGACATGCAGATCGACACCGTCGAGACGGAGGCGGACGAGACCGCGGACGACGCGAGCGACGACTCCGAGACGGGCACTACGGACGAATAA